A single Brevundimonas sp. M20 DNA region contains:
- a CDS encoding FadR/GntR family transcriptional regulator: MSQKRLFHTVSEQILQLIADEGYGPGAKLPGERELAEQFGVSRVTVREAEVALQAQGKLAIKTGSGVFVCGNAAAHALPTVSPFEVTEARSLFESEAAALAASVITPEALERLEYLVKAMDGSNPDLDPDAADREFHRVIAASANNVAVLHTIETLWRMRTEQPQVRAAHKAVCEIDDSSRVEEHMAILHALQARDPSGARRAMRAHFNRLLSAMLDASAAQAQQELERQTAASRERFLISTRAV; this comes from the coding sequence ATGAGCCAGAAGCGCCTTTTCCACACCGTATCCGAACAGATCCTGCAGTTGATCGCCGATGAGGGCTACGGCCCCGGCGCGAAGCTGCCTGGCGAGCGCGAACTGGCGGAACAGTTCGGTGTCAGCCGCGTCACGGTGCGTGAAGCCGAGGTCGCGCTGCAGGCCCAGGGCAAGCTGGCCATCAAGACCGGATCCGGCGTCTTCGTCTGCGGGAACGCGGCCGCCCACGCCTTGCCGACTGTCAGCCCCTTCGAGGTGACGGAGGCGCGCTCCCTGTTCGAATCCGAAGCGGCCGCTTTGGCCGCATCGGTGATCACGCCCGAGGCGCTCGAACGTCTCGAATATCTTGTCAAGGCTATGGATGGGAGCAATCCAGACCTGGACCCCGACGCCGCTGATCGGGAGTTTCATCGGGTCATCGCGGCGTCCGCGAACAATGTCGCGGTTCTGCACACCATTGAAACCCTTTGGCGTATGCGGACCGAGCAGCCGCAGGTGCGGGCCGCTCACAAGGCGGTCTGCGAGATCGACGACTCGTCCCGTGTCGAGGAGCACATGGCCATCCTCCACGCCCTGCAGGCGCGCGATCCGTCCGGCGCCCGGCGCGCCATGCGCGCCCATTTCAACCGCCTTCTGTCAGCCATGCTCGACGCCAGCGCGGCCCAGGCGCAGCAGGAACTGGAACGCCAGACGGCGGCCAGCCGCGAACGGTTCCTGATAAGCACCCGGGCGGTCTAA